From one Lotus japonicus ecotype B-129 chromosome 3, LjGifu_v1.2 genomic stretch:
- the LOC130745834 gene encoding boron transporter 4-like isoform X2: MECLKSPFKGVVNDIQGRARCYKDDWTSAFRSGFGLLAPTTYIFFASALPVIAFGAQLNRDTDGSLSTVETLTSTALCGIIHSIFGGQPLLILGVAEPTIIMYTYLYNFAKNRDGLGQELYLAWAGWVCVWTALLLFLLAAFNAATIVNRFTRVAEELFGMLITVLFLQEAIKGMVEEFKVPKNENSASNQYLFHWLYVNGLLGVIFTFGLLYTALKSRRARSWLYGTGWLRSFLADYGVPLLVVVWTAFSYTVPSKLPSEIPRRIVAPLAWESTSTRHWTVIQDMGKVSPTYIFGAFVPALMVAMLYFFDHSVASGMTQQKEFNLKKPTAYHYDILLLGLMVCVSLCTQNSLPMNLIINMIFSWGKTFQVLISGLIGLPPSNGVLPQSPMHTKSLAVLKGLMIRRKMVATAREGIKKKASNFEIYGKMQEVFVEMDSSPVTYVEKELENLKEVVLKGEDKGDNKKDTFDPEKHIDAYLPVRVNEQRVSNFLQSLFVGVSVFAMPIIKKIPTSVLWGYFAYMAIDSLPGNQFWERILLLFVTPSRWYKLLEGDHASFVESVPIKYIVLFTLLQCVYFLVCFGVTWIPIAGILFPLPFFVLILVRRHILPKLFNPYHLSELDRAEYEEIAGAPRLSFSMESPSFGSREMCDGEILDELTTSRGELKVRSVSFREERHGQGLQVYPDEIVCENESS, translated from the exons ATGGAGTGCTTAAAATCACCTTTCAAAGGAGTTGTCAATGACATTCAAGGAAGAGCAAGGTGTTATAAAGATGATTGGACAAGTGCTTTTCGTTCAGGATTTGG GCTATTGGCTCCaacaacttatattttcttTGCTTCTGCTCTTCCTGTAATTGCCTTTGGCGCGCAGCTGAATAGAGACACAG ATGGAAGCTTGAGCACGGTCGAAACACTAACTTCAACGGCGCTTTGTGGAATCATACACTCAATTTTTGGTGGCCAACCACTCCTTATTTTAGGAGTTGCAGAACCCACTATCATCATGTACACTTACCTTTACAACTTTGCCAAAAATAGAGATGGTTTGGGACAAGAACTCTATTTGGCTTGGGCAGGAtg GGTTTGTGTGTGGACTGCTCTGTTGCTGTTTCTCCTAGCTGCATTCAATGCTGCCACTATCGTCAACAGATTTACGAGGGTTGCTGAAGAGCTTTTTGGCATGTTGATTACAGTTTTGTTCCTTCAAGAGGCTATCAAG GGTATGGTGGAGGAGTTTAAAGTTCCTAAAAATGAAAACTCAGCATCAAACCAGTACCTATTTCACTGGCTCTATGTGAATGGGTTACTAGGTGTTATATTCACATTTGGCCTTCTCTATACTGCATTGAAGAGCAGAAGAGCCAGGTCCTGGTTATATGGGACAG GGTGGTTGAGAAGTTTTCTTGCAGACTATGGGGTGCCTCTCTTGGTGGTAGTGTGGACAGCTTTCTCATACACAGTGCCAAGTAAACTTCCATCAGAAATCCCAAGAAGAATTGTTGCTCCTTTGGCTTGGGAATCTACATCTACGCGCCATTGGACAGTAATCCAA GATATGGGGAAGGTTTCTCCAACATATATTTTTGGTGCTTTTGTTCCTGCCTTGATGGTAGCAATGCTTTACTTCTTTGACCATAGTGTTGCATCCGGGATGACGCAACAGAAGGAATTCAATCTCAAGAAACCTACTGCATATCATTATGACATATTGTTACTTGGATTAATGGTATGTGTATCTCTTTGTACACAGAATAGTTTACCTATGAATCTTATCATTAATATGATCTTTTCTTGGGGTAAAACATTTCAGGTTTTGATTTCTGGATTAATTGGCTTACCCCCTTCAAATGGTGTTCTGCCTCAATCTCCTATGCACACCAAGAGCCTTGCTGTTCTCAAGGGTCTG ATGATTCGGAGAAAGATGGTTGCAACAGCCAGGGAAGGCATAAAAAAGAAAGCTAGCAACTTTGAAATATACGGGAAGATGCAAGAGGTGTTTGTAGAAATGGACAGTAGCCCAGTT ACTTATGTGGAAAAAGAACTAGAGAACTTGAAAGAGGTTGTCCTCAAAGGTGAAGATAAAGGAGACAATAAAAAGGATACCTTTGACCCTGAGAAGCACATTGATGCATATCTTCCTGTTAGAGTAAATGAGCAGAGAGTGAGTAATTTCCTGCAATCACTCTTTGTTGGGGTATCGGTTTTCGCTATGCCTATCATAAAAAAGATTCCAACTTCAGTTTTGTGGGGATACTTTGCATACATGGCCATTGATAGTCTTCCTGGAAACCAATTTTGGGAAAGGATACTACTTCTTTTTGTAACACCTAGTAGGTGGTACAA ATTGTTGGAGGGTGATCATGCTTCCTTTGTGGAATCGGTACCAATCAAATACATAGTCCTTTTCACACTCTTGCAGTGTGTGTATTTCTTGGTTTGTTTTGGTGTGACATGGATTCCGATCGCCGGAATCTTGTTCCCTTTGCCATTCTTTGTACTGATCTTGGTGAGGAGACATATCCTCCCTAAGTTGTTCAATCCTTACCATCTAAGTGAACTAGATAGAGCTGAATACGAAGAAATCGCGGGTGCTCCAAGACTTTCCTTCAGT ATGGAGTCACCTAGTTTTGGTTCAAGGGAAATGTGTGATGGTGAAATATTAGATGAGTTAACTACTAGCAGAGGGGAGTTGAAGGTTAGAAGTGTTAGCTTTAGAGAGGAAAGGCATGGTCAG GGATTGCAGGTGTATCCTGATGAAATAGTTTGTGAAAATGAATCCTCATGA
- the LOC130745834 gene encoding boron transporter 4-like isoform X1, which produces MECLKSPFKGVVNDIQGRARCYKDDWTSAFRSGFGLLAPTTYIFFASALPVIAFGAQLNRDTDGSLSTVETLTSTALCGIIHSIFGGQPLLILGVAEPTIIMYTYLYNFAKNRDGLGQELYLAWAGWVCVWTALLLFLLAAFNAATIVNRFTRVAEELFGMLITVLFLQEAIKGMVEEFKVPKNENSASNQYLFHWLYVNGLLGVIFTFGLLYTALKSRRARSWLYGTGWLRSFLADYGVPLLVVVWTAFSYTVPSKLPSEIPRRIVAPLAWESTSTRHWTVIQDMGKVSPTYIFGAFVPALMVAMLYFFDHSVASGMTQQKEFNLKKPTAYHYDILLLGLMVCVSLCTQNSLPMNLIINMIFSWGKTFQVLISGLIGLPPSNGVLPQSPMHTKSLAVLKGLMIRRKMVATAREGIKKKASNFEIYGKMQEVFVEMDSSPVTYVEKELENLKEVVLKGEDKGDNKKDTFDPEKHIDAYLPVRVNEQRVSNFLQSLFVGVSVFAMPIIKKIPTSVLWGYFAYMAIDSLPGNQFWERILLLFVTPSRWYKLLEGDHASFVESVPIKYIVLFTLLQCVYFLVCFGVTWIPIAGILFPLPFFVLILVRRHILPKLFNPYHLSELDRAEYEEIAGAPRLSFSQMESPSFGSREMCDGEILDELTTSRGELKVRSVSFREERHGQGLQVYPDEIVCENESS; this is translated from the exons ATGGAGTGCTTAAAATCACCTTTCAAAGGAGTTGTCAATGACATTCAAGGAAGAGCAAGGTGTTATAAAGATGATTGGACAAGTGCTTTTCGTTCAGGATTTGG GCTATTGGCTCCaacaacttatattttcttTGCTTCTGCTCTTCCTGTAATTGCCTTTGGCGCGCAGCTGAATAGAGACACAG ATGGAAGCTTGAGCACGGTCGAAACACTAACTTCAACGGCGCTTTGTGGAATCATACACTCAATTTTTGGTGGCCAACCACTCCTTATTTTAGGAGTTGCAGAACCCACTATCATCATGTACACTTACCTTTACAACTTTGCCAAAAATAGAGATGGTTTGGGACAAGAACTCTATTTGGCTTGGGCAGGAtg GGTTTGTGTGTGGACTGCTCTGTTGCTGTTTCTCCTAGCTGCATTCAATGCTGCCACTATCGTCAACAGATTTACGAGGGTTGCTGAAGAGCTTTTTGGCATGTTGATTACAGTTTTGTTCCTTCAAGAGGCTATCAAG GGTATGGTGGAGGAGTTTAAAGTTCCTAAAAATGAAAACTCAGCATCAAACCAGTACCTATTTCACTGGCTCTATGTGAATGGGTTACTAGGTGTTATATTCACATTTGGCCTTCTCTATACTGCATTGAAGAGCAGAAGAGCCAGGTCCTGGTTATATGGGACAG GGTGGTTGAGAAGTTTTCTTGCAGACTATGGGGTGCCTCTCTTGGTGGTAGTGTGGACAGCTTTCTCATACACAGTGCCAAGTAAACTTCCATCAGAAATCCCAAGAAGAATTGTTGCTCCTTTGGCTTGGGAATCTACATCTACGCGCCATTGGACAGTAATCCAA GATATGGGGAAGGTTTCTCCAACATATATTTTTGGTGCTTTTGTTCCTGCCTTGATGGTAGCAATGCTTTACTTCTTTGACCATAGTGTTGCATCCGGGATGACGCAACAGAAGGAATTCAATCTCAAGAAACCTACTGCATATCATTATGACATATTGTTACTTGGATTAATGGTATGTGTATCTCTTTGTACACAGAATAGTTTACCTATGAATCTTATCATTAATATGATCTTTTCTTGGGGTAAAACATTTCAGGTTTTGATTTCTGGATTAATTGGCTTACCCCCTTCAAATGGTGTTCTGCCTCAATCTCCTATGCACACCAAGAGCCTTGCTGTTCTCAAGGGTCTG ATGATTCGGAGAAAGATGGTTGCAACAGCCAGGGAAGGCATAAAAAAGAAAGCTAGCAACTTTGAAATATACGGGAAGATGCAAGAGGTGTTTGTAGAAATGGACAGTAGCCCAGTT ACTTATGTGGAAAAAGAACTAGAGAACTTGAAAGAGGTTGTCCTCAAAGGTGAAGATAAAGGAGACAATAAAAAGGATACCTTTGACCCTGAGAAGCACATTGATGCATATCTTCCTGTTAGAGTAAATGAGCAGAGAGTGAGTAATTTCCTGCAATCACTCTTTGTTGGGGTATCGGTTTTCGCTATGCCTATCATAAAAAAGATTCCAACTTCAGTTTTGTGGGGATACTTTGCATACATGGCCATTGATAGTCTTCCTGGAAACCAATTTTGGGAAAGGATACTACTTCTTTTTGTAACACCTAGTAGGTGGTACAA ATTGTTGGAGGGTGATCATGCTTCCTTTGTGGAATCGGTACCAATCAAATACATAGTCCTTTTCACACTCTTGCAGTGTGTGTATTTCTTGGTTTGTTTTGGTGTGACATGGATTCCGATCGCCGGAATCTTGTTCCCTTTGCCATTCTTTGTACTGATCTTGGTGAGGAGACATATCCTCCCTAAGTTGTTCAATCCTTACCATCTAAGTGAACTAGATAGAGCTGAATACGAAGAAATCGCGGGTGCTCCAAGACTTTCCTTCAGT CAGATGGAGTCACCTAGTTTTGGTTCAAGGGAAATGTGTGATGGTGAAATATTAGATGAGTTAACTACTAGCAGAGGGGAGTTGAAGGTTAGAAGTGTTAGCTTTAGAGAGGAAAGGCATGGTCAG GGATTGCAGGTGTATCCTGATGAAATAGTTTGTGAAAATGAATCCTCATGA